A genomic segment from Gemmatimonadetes bacterium SCN 70-22 encodes:
- a CDS encoding D-tyrosyl-tRNA(Tyr) deacylase, with protein MRVLVQRVSRAEVRIREDDGTRRPSGRIGRGFVLLVGFTHGDTEEQLRWMAEKVVGLRLFMDADDKMNLSLGEVQGSLLVVSQFTLYGDASRGRRPSFIEAARPETAIPLYERFVALLRDTGTPVETGEFGAMMEVDLVNDGPVTLWLEK; from the coding sequence ATGCGCGTCCTGGTCCAGCGCGTCTCACGGGCGGAGGTGCGCATCCGCGAGGACGACGGCACGCGGCGCCCCTCCGGGCGCATCGGGCGCGGTTTCGTCCTCCTGGTCGGCTTCACCCACGGCGACACCGAGGAGCAGCTGCGGTGGATGGCCGAGAAGGTGGTGGGGCTTCGCCTGTTCATGGACGCCGACGACAAGATGAACCTCTCGTTAGGCGAGGTGCAGGGGAGCCTCCTCGTCGTCTCGCAGTTCACCCTCTACGGCGACGCCTCCCGAGGGCGGCGCCCGTCGTTCATCGAGGCGGCGCGCCCCGAGACGGCGATCCCGCTGTACGAGCGGTTCGTCGCCCTCCTGCGGGACACCGGGACCCCGGTCGAGACCGGGGAGTTCGGCGCCATGATGGAGGTGGACCTCGTGAACGACGGCCCGGTGACGCTGTGGCTGGAGAAGTGA
- a CDS encoding arsenite S-adenosylmethyltransferase yields MSRRATGATGATDGASEGESVRATVREKYGAAARRAAEGAAPTCGCGTSCCASEDEVWDPITSDLYEAGEVEGIPAQALLASLGCGNPTALAELSPGEVVLDLGSGGGIDVLLSARRVGPAGKAYGLDMTDEMLALARENQARAGATNVEFLKGEIEQIPLPDASVDVIISNCVINLSADKGQVLREAFRVLRPGGRFAVSDVVLRGALPPEVQRSVALYTGCVSGALEEGEYRALLERAGFTDASVEPTRIYSADDARALIESAGLEGDALVPQVEGKVMSAFVRARKPA; encoded by the coding sequence ATGAGCCGGCGCGCGACGGGTGCGACGGGTGCGACGGACGGCGCGAGCGAGGGCGAATCGGTGCGCGCCACGGTGCGCGAGAAGTACGGCGCCGCGGCGCGCCGTGCCGCCGAAGGGGCTGCCCCCACGTGCGGGTGCGGCACGTCCTGCTGCGCGAGCGAAGACGAGGTGTGGGATCCGATCACCAGCGACCTGTACGAGGCGGGGGAGGTGGAGGGGATCCCGGCGCAGGCGCTCCTGGCATCGTTAGGGTGCGGCAACCCGACGGCGCTCGCCGAGCTCTCCCCGGGCGAGGTGGTCCTCGACCTCGGCTCCGGCGGGGGGATCGACGTCCTCCTCTCGGCCCGGCGGGTCGGGCCGGCGGGGAAGGCCTACGGACTCGACATGACCGACGAGATGCTCGCCCTCGCCCGGGAGAACCAGGCCCGGGCCGGCGCCACCAACGTGGAGTTCCTCAAGGGCGAGATCGAGCAGATCCCGCTCCCCGACGCCAGCGTCGACGTGATCATCTCCAACTGCGTGATCAACCTCTCGGCCGACAAGGGGCAGGTACTGCGGGAGGCGTTCCGCGTCCTGCGCCCCGGCGGGCGGTTCGCCGTGTCCGACGTGGTGTTGCGGGGGGCGCTCCCGCCGGAGGTGCAACGCAGCGTGGCCCTGTACACCGGGTGCGTGTCGGGGGCCCTCGAGGAGGGGGAGTACCGCGCGCTCCTGGAACGGGCGGGCTTCACCGACGCATCCGTCGAGCCGACGCGCATCTACAGCGCCGACGATGCGCGCGCGCTCATCGAGTCGGCCGGGCTCGAGGGCGATGCCCTGGTCCCGCAGGTGGAAGGGAAGGTGATGAGCGCGTTCGTCCGCGCGCGGAAGCCCGCGTGA
- a CDS encoding protein tyrosine phosphatase, whose product MAPGGPGAAGRSTPALPRILFVCVENSNRSQMAEAFARMHGAGRVEAYSAGSRPSGTINPRAIAAMRERGYDLTSHRSSGLDQLPPGPYAAVVTMGCGDACPWIPAARREDWALPDPRDMEPAEFNAVADEIERRVGELLARVSDTR is encoded by the coding sequence ATGGCGCCCGGAGGCCCGGGCGCGGCGGGGCGCTCCACTCCGGCGCTCCCGCGCATCCTCTTCGTGTGCGTGGAGAACTCCAACCGCAGCCAGATGGCGGAGGCCTTCGCGCGCATGCACGGCGCCGGCCGGGTCGAGGCGTACAGCGCGGGATCACGCCCCTCGGGGACCATCAACCCGCGGGCGATCGCGGCCATGCGTGAACGCGGCTACGACCTCACCTCGCACCGCTCGTCCGGGCTGGACCAGCTCCCGCCCGGACCGTACGCGGCGGTGGTGACCATGGGATGCGGCGATGCGTGTCCGTGGATCCCCGCGGCACGGCGGGAGGACTGGGCGCTCCCCGATCCGCGCGACATGGAACCGGCGGAGTTCAACGCAGTGGCCGACGAGATCGAGCGGCGCGTCGGGGAGCTCCTCGCCCGGGTGTCCGACACCCGTTAG
- a CDS encoding phosphoglucosamine mutase translates to MTFEGLMVSVSGVRGRVGEALTPEIACQFAAAFGAFSLARSSSRTVVVGRDSRVSGPMFHRAVVAALQSVGADVLDVGMAPTPTVQLAVEHHHAAGGLAITASHNPVEWNALKFIGSSGLFLDAAEGAAMRHYLEDGVPRATWDTLGNVHADAQAIDRHIDAILALPFIDAEGIRRRRFHVALDTCHGAGVTIFPPLLERLGCRVSAINLEPHGRFHRPPEPVAENLGELEALVRQSGAVVGFATDPDVDRLALVSNEGKAIGEDYTLALAARVILRQKRGPVVTNLSTSRIVADIAAEAGCEVILAPVGEVNVAVKMRSVGAVVGGEGNGGVILPDLHLGRDAPLAAALILQLLHEFDGTLSAVIARYPRYQIVKDKLDRPNAPLDAVYRSLREAFPDAEADTQDGLRLTWPDRWVHVRPSGTEPIVRVIAEAPTEEGARELVRRCRAPLDALSA, encoded by the coding sequence ATGACGTTTGAGGGGTTGATGGTCAGCGTGTCGGGGGTGAGGGGGCGCGTCGGCGAAGCGCTCACGCCCGAAATCGCCTGCCAGTTCGCCGCCGCGTTCGGCGCGTTCTCGCTCGCGCGCTCATCGTCGCGCACCGTCGTCGTCGGGCGGGACAGCCGAGTCTCGGGCCCCATGTTCCACCGCGCGGTGGTGGCCGCCCTCCAGTCGGTGGGCGCCGACGTCCTCGACGTGGGGATGGCGCCGACGCCGACGGTCCAGCTGGCCGTCGAGCATCACCACGCCGCCGGCGGCCTGGCCATCACCGCCAGCCACAATCCGGTCGAGTGGAACGCCCTCAAGTTCATCGGCTCGTCGGGGCTCTTTCTCGACGCCGCCGAGGGGGCGGCGATGCGACACTACCTGGAGGACGGCGTCCCTCGGGCAACCTGGGACACCCTCGGGAACGTCCACGCCGACGCGCAGGCCATCGACCGCCACATCGATGCGATCCTCGCGCTCCCGTTCATCGACGCCGAGGGAATCCGTCGCCGTCGCTTCCACGTGGCGCTCGACACCTGCCACGGCGCCGGCGTCACGATCTTTCCGCCGCTCCTCGAACGGCTCGGCTGCCGGGTGAGTGCCATCAACCTGGAGCCGCACGGACGCTTTCACCGCCCTCCGGAGCCCGTCGCCGAGAACCTCGGGGAGCTGGAGGCGCTGGTGCGCCAGAGCGGGGCCGTCGTCGGATTCGCGACCGACCCGGATGTCGATCGCCTCGCGCTGGTCTCGAATGAAGGGAAGGCGATCGGCGAGGACTACACCCTGGCGCTCGCCGCCCGCGTCATCCTGCGGCAGAAGCGGGGACCGGTCGTGACGAACCTCTCCACCTCACGGATCGTCGCCGACATCGCCGCCGAGGCGGGGTGCGAGGTGATCCTGGCCCCGGTGGGAGAGGTGAACGTCGCGGTGAAGATGCGGAGCGTGGGGGCGGTGGTGGGCGGCGAGGGGAACGGCGGGGTCATCCTTCCCGATCTCCACCTGGGACGCGATGCTCCGCTGGCCGCCGCCCTCATCCTGCAGCTACTGCACGAATTCGACGGCACGTTGTCTGCAGTCATCGCCCGCTATCCACGGTATCAGATCGTGAAGGACAAGCTCGACCGTCCGAACGCACCGCTCGACGCCGTGTACCGATCGCTGCGCGAGGCATTTCCCGATGCGGAGGCCGACACGCAGGACGGCTTGCGGCTCACCTGGCCCGATCGCTGGGTGCACGTCAGGCCGTCGGGGACGGAGCCCATCGTGCGGGTGATCGCCGAGGCGCCGACGGAGGAGGGGGCACGGGAACTCGTACGCCGCTGTCGCGCGCCACTCGACGCGCTCTCGGCCTGA
- a CDS encoding transcriptional regulator encodes MTRTLDIVERQLGERCCDREARPQISQRDAERLAEDLQLLAHPVRLQLLDVLARNEGRVCVCDLEAAVAVKQPTVSHHLRILREAGIVDAEKSGQWMFYRIRREALESLRERLDARLDALLP; translated from the coding sequence ATGACACGGACCCTCGACATCGTCGAACGCCAGCTGGGTGAGCGCTGCTGCGACCGGGAGGCCCGGCCGCAGATCTCGCAGCGGGATGCCGAGCGCCTGGCCGAGGACCTGCAGCTCCTGGCGCACCCGGTCCGGCTCCAGCTCCTCGACGTGCTGGCGCGCAACGAGGGGCGTGTCTGCGTCTGCGACCTCGAGGCAGCGGTCGCCGTCAAGCAGCCGACGGTCTCGCACCACCTGCGCATCCTGCGCGAGGCGGGGATCGTGGATGCCGAGAAGTCCGGACAGTGGATGTTCTACCGGATCCGGCGCGAGGCGCTGGAATCGCTGCGGGAGCGCCTCGATGCTCGGCTCGATGCGCTGCTGCCGTGA
- a CDS encoding glutamine--fructose-6-phosphate aminotransferase, whose protein sequence is MCGIVGYVGARIATPLLIEGLKRLEYRGYDSAGVAIMNGAGVKTVKEAGKIAKLENLLVASPVEGTTGIAHTRWATHGPPNQVNAHPHVSKDGTIAVVHNGIIENATVLKQMLEGRGYVFTSDTDTEVLAHLIEECFDGNLEDAVLEALWQVEGTYGIAVISSVDAHKIVAARKGSPLLVGLGDNEYFIASDVSAILAHTRQVVYLEDGEMAVLDDHGYRVIDMSATEIKKKVAHIDWDLAQIERGGYAHFMLKEIFEQPQTIENTMRGRLLDEEGTSKLGGLNLTDDELRSFTNIVITACGTSWHSALIGEHMLEELARIPVEVEYASEFRYRNPIVDDKTLCIVISQSGETADTLAAMREAKRRGARTLGVVNVVGSTIAREADGGIYIHAGPEIGVASTKAFTSQVVALLLFTLKLGRLRGALSAERGREIIAGMRALPGHIQSVLARAQEIEDIAEEYKRASNFLYLGRGYNFPVALEGALKLKEISYIHAEGYPAAEMKHGPIALIDEMMPVVFIAPHDSVFDKITSNVHEVKARKGRVIAVTSRDEPALDGKIDYEFRIPGTIDLLMPILASVPLQLLAYYVAVKRGANVDQPRNLAKSVTVE, encoded by the coding sequence ATGTGCGGAATCGTCGGATACGTCGGAGCCCGGATCGCCACGCCGCTCCTGATCGAAGGACTCAAGCGCCTCGAGTATAGGGGCTACGACTCGGCGGGCGTCGCCATCATGAATGGCGCGGGCGTGAAAACCGTGAAGGAGGCGGGGAAGATCGCCAAGCTCGAGAACCTCCTCGTCGCCTCGCCGGTCGAGGGGACCACCGGGATCGCGCACACGCGCTGGGCCACGCACGGGCCGCCGAACCAGGTGAACGCCCATCCGCACGTCAGCAAGGACGGGACGATCGCCGTCGTGCACAACGGGATCATCGAGAACGCGACGGTCCTGAAGCAGATGCTGGAGGGGCGCGGCTACGTCTTCACCTCCGACACCGACACCGAGGTGCTGGCGCACCTCATCGAGGAGTGCTTCGACGGCAACCTCGAGGACGCCGTGCTCGAGGCGCTCTGGCAGGTGGAGGGGACGTACGGAATCGCCGTCATCTCGTCCGTCGACGCGCACAAGATCGTCGCCGCCCGCAAGGGGAGCCCGCTCCTGGTCGGGCTCGGGGACAACGAGTACTTCATCGCCAGCGACGTGTCGGCCATCCTCGCGCACACGCGCCAGGTGGTCTACCTCGAGGATGGCGAGATGGCGGTCCTCGACGACCACGGGTACCGCGTGATCGACATGAGCGCCACCGAGATCAAGAAGAAGGTGGCGCACATCGACTGGGACCTGGCGCAGATCGAGCGCGGTGGGTACGCCCACTTCATGCTCAAGGAGATCTTCGAGCAGCCGCAGACCATCGAGAACACCATGCGCGGCCGCCTCCTGGATGAGGAAGGGACCTCCAAGCTCGGCGGGCTGAACCTCACCGACGACGAGCTGCGCTCGTTCACGAACATCGTCATCACCGCCTGCGGCACGTCGTGGCACTCGGCGCTCATCGGCGAGCACATGCTCGAGGAGCTGGCGCGGATCCCGGTGGAGGTGGAGTACGCGTCGGAGTTCCGCTACCGGAACCCGATCGTCGACGACAAGACGCTCTGCATCGTGATCTCGCAGTCGGGCGAGACGGCGGATACGCTGGCCGCGATGCGCGAGGCCAAGCGGCGCGGCGCGCGCACGCTGGGGGTCGTGAACGTGGTGGGGTCGACCATCGCGCGCGAGGCCGACGGCGGGATCTACATCCACGCCGGCCCGGAAATCGGGGTGGCGTCGACCAAGGCGTTCACCAGCCAGGTCGTGGCGCTCCTCCTCTTCACGCTCAAGCTGGGGCGCCTGCGCGGCGCCCTGTCGGCGGAGCGCGGCCGCGAGATCATCGCCGGGATGCGCGCCCTCCCCGGGCACATCCAGTCGGTGCTGGCGCGCGCCCAGGAAATCGAGGACATCGCCGAGGAGTACAAGCGGGCGAGCAACTTCCTGTACCTCGGGCGCGGCTACAACTTCCCGGTCGCGCTCGAGGGGGCGCTCAAGCTGAAGGAGATCAGCTACATCCACGCCGAGGGGTACCCGGCGGCCGAGATGAAGCACGGCCCCATCGCCCTCATCGACGAGATGATGCCGGTCGTCTTCATCGCCCCCCACGACTCGGTGTTCGACAAGATCACGTCCAACGTGCACGAGGTGAAGGCGCGCAAGGGACGGGTCATCGCCGTGACGTCGCGCGACGAGCCGGCGCTGGACGGCAAGATCGACTACGAGTTCCGGATCCCCGGGACGATCGACCTCCTGATGCCGATCCTGGCCTCGGTGCCGTTGCAGCTGCTGGCGTACTACGTGGCCGTCAAGCGCGGCGCCAACGTGGACCAGCCCCGCAACCTGGCCAAGTCGGTCACGGTGGAATAG
- a CDS encoding septum formation protein Maf has protein sequence MAGEVTPPRVILASQSPRRRELLAQIGIAHEVRPADIDEAYLPHELPAPHAERLAREKAGKLAAEHPDALVIGADTIVVIDRQVLGKPADAADAERMLMLLGGRTHMVHTAVAVACGARVVSGVESVEVTFRPLTPEQAHDYVATGEPMDKAGAYGIQGYGSVLVERIRGDYFAVMGLALGRLVELLRDVGVVYRFRGLEDAR, from the coding sequence GTGGCTGGAGAAGTGACCCCGCCGCGCGTCATCCTGGCGTCGCAGTCGCCGCGGCGGCGCGAGCTTCTGGCGCAGATCGGCATCGCCCACGAAGTCCGCCCCGCCGACATCGACGAGGCCTACCTGCCGCACGAGCTCCCCGCCCCCCACGCCGAGCGCCTCGCGCGCGAGAAGGCGGGAAAGCTCGCCGCCGAGCACCCGGACGCGCTGGTGATCGGGGCCGATACCATCGTCGTCATCGACCGGCAGGTGCTGGGCAAGCCGGCCGACGCCGCCGACGCCGAGCGCATGCTGATGCTGCTCGGCGGGCGCACGCACATGGTGCACACCGCGGTGGCGGTGGCGTGCGGCGCCCGCGTCGTCTCGGGTGTGGAGAGCGTCGAGGTCACCTTTCGCCCCCTCACGCCGGAGCAGGCGCACGACTACGTCGCCACCGGCGAGCCGATGGACAAGGCCGGCGCCTACGGCATCCAGGGGTACGGTTCCGTCCTCGTCGAACGGATCCGCGGTGACTACTTCGCCGTCATGGGGCTCGCGCTGGGACGCCTCGTCGAGCTGCTGCGCGACGTGGGGGTCGTGTACCGCTTCCGCGGGTTGGAGGACGCGCGGTAG